A region of Heteronotia binoei isolate CCM8104 ecotype False Entrance Well chromosome 2, APGP_CSIRO_Hbin_v1, whole genome shotgun sequence DNA encodes the following proteins:
- the TMEM81 gene encoding transmembrane protein 81 — MMNTETHLTLGTLVLAFFVPLSIASMESVTIPKQMSTATARLSVSSTSCSVTCGLGYKVEEVCDIGADGKRRYCTLRRSECLTNWLCGVRHFTVLVGKPFKLSCLTSEEIGPETQSFSYTWRLARGIITTDDAIFVPFKAPSYVIELSSAEEYDAGTYRCDVQFMKNYKLVKRIYFGLRVIPGNLVDLNFEKSLALEEKSEAEKNKTQQNTTIALLKWQHYSWRQRALLMFLVGIGTGVLGGVLLGTFLHSLLKNHKSESADK, encoded by the coding sequence ATGATGAACACAGAAACACACTTGACCCTTGGAACACTGGTGCTTGCCTTCTTTGTGCCACTATCAATAGCTTCTATGGAGTCAGTAACCATCCCCAAACAGATGAGCACAGCTACAGCTAGGCTTTCAGTCAGTTCCACAAGCTGTAGTGTCACCTGTGGCCTGGGCTATAAAGTAGAGGAAGTATGTGACATTGGAGCTGATGGTAAAAGAAGATATTGCACCCTACGGCGATCTGAATGCTTGACCAACTGGCTTTGTGGAGTGCGGCACTTCACTGTCCTTGTCGGTAAGCCATTTAAGCTCAGTTGCCTGACCTCTGAGGAGATTGGCCCTGAGACTCAGAGCTTCAGctatacctggaggctggccagaGGTATAATCACCACAGACGATGCTATTTTTGTGCCTTTCAAGGCTCCCAGCTATGTCATTGAGCTTTCTTCAGCTGAAGAATATGATGCAGGGACCTATAGATGTGATGTGCAGTTCATGAAAAACTATAAGTTAGTCAAGAGAATCTATTTTGGGCTTCGGGTGATCCCTGGTAACTTGGTGGATCTCAACTTTGAAAAATCCTTGGCTCTGGAAGAGAAATCAGAAGCTGAGAAGAACAAAACCCAACAAAATACAACCATTGCTCTTCTCAAGTGGCAGCATTACTCCTGGCGACAGAGAGCATTGCTGATGTTTCTGGTAGGCATTGGAACTGGGGTCTTAGGAGGTGTCTTGTTGGGAACTTTTCTCCATTCTTTGCTGAAGAATCATAAATCTGAAAGTGCAGACAAATGA